A stretch of the Agelaius phoeniceus isolate bAgePho1 chromosome 1, bAgePho1.hap1, whole genome shotgun sequence genome encodes the following:
- the EIF1B gene encoding eukaryotic translation initiation factor 1b: protein MSSIQNLQSFDPFADATKGDDLLPAGTEDYIHIRIQQRNGRKTLTTVQGIADDYDKKKLVKAFKKKFACNGTVIEHPEYGEVIQLQGDQRKNICQFLLEIGIVKEEQLKVHGF from the exons accCCTTTGCTGATGCAACAAAGGGCGACGACTTACTCCCGGCGGGGACTGAGGATTACATTCATATAAGGATCCAGCAACGGAACGGAAGAAAGACACTGACAACTGTTCAGGGCATTGCAGATGATTATGACAAGAAGAAACTTGTGAAAGCTTTCAAAAAG AAATTTGCTTGTAATGGTACTGTGATTGAGCATCCTGAATACGGTGAAGTTATCCAGCTGCAAGGTGACCAGAGGAAGAACATTTGCCAATTCCTCTTGGAG ATTGGCATTGTCAAGGAAGAACAACTGAAAGTTCATGGTTTCTAA